Proteins encoded within one genomic window of Malassezia restricta chromosome VII, complete sequence:
- a CDS encoding Ca2+:H+ antiporter produces the protein MSESQPLLHPRDTHPKTLLSSFRWLILSSAANWLLLFVPLGMAAQWFHWGSLAVFTLNFLAIVPLAKLLGDATEQVSMPLGPALGGLLNATFGNAVELIVGVVALLQGQLRVVQMSLVGSILSNLLLVLGLSFFVGGIYQPENTFAQTAAQASGSIMTLGCFTMVLPAAYWGSVKNGNTDKDIFSTAFSSLGASRAPLEKPAPGTFDALGGILFISRGTAVILLLIYVGYLFFQLRTHSFLYESPTREQDEQEEQPDMSPQASILALLIITLITSVNADYLVSAIDDVANNYGISKVFISTILLPIVGNAAEHVTSVWMAAKDKMEIVLGVSVGSSVQICLGLVPVLVLVGWAVGQPLTLYFHDFETINLVVSVLLVNSLIQDGKSNYLEGALLVALYLVISLSFWVSPS, from the coding sequence ATGTCCGAATCGCAGCCCCTCCTGCATCCGCGCGATACACACCCAAAAACACTTCTGTCATCTTTCCGCTGGCTCATTCTATCGTCCGCTGCCAActggctgctgctgtttGTGCCCTTGGGCATGGCGGCCCAATGGTTCCACTGGGGCTCGTTGGCCGTGTTCACCCTCAACTTTCTCGcgatcgtgccgctcgccaagctgctcggcgatgCCACAGAGCAAGTAAGTATGCCACTCGGTCCCGCTCTCGGTGGCCTGCTCAATGCCACCTTCGGTAACGCGGTAGAACTGATTGTCGGTGTCGTGGCCCTTCTCCAAGGCCAGCTCCGTGTCGTGCAAATGTCGCTGGTGGGCTCGATCCTGTCGAATCTGCTTCTCGTGCTGGGTCTGAGCTTCTTTGTCGGCGGTATCTACCAGCCGGAAAACACGTTTGCTCAGACGGCCGCTCAGGCGTCCGGCTCCATCATGACCCTCGGCTGCTTTACTATGGTCCTGCCCGCCGCCTACTGGGGCTCCGTCAAGAATGGAAACACCGACAAAGATATCTTTTCGACCGCGTTCTCGTCCTTGGGCgcatcgcgtgcgccgcttgaGAAGCCCGCTCCCGGCACCTTTGATGCGCTGGGTGGCATCCTGTTCATCTCGCGTGGCACAGCTGTGATCTTGCTCTTGATCTACGTCGGCTacctcttcttccagctgcgcacgcactcGTTCCTGTACGAGAGCCCTACACGGGAGCAGGACGAGCAAGAAGAACAGCCCGACATGTCGCCGCAGGCCTCGATTCTGGCCCTCCTGATCATCACGCTCATCACCTCGGTGAACGCCGACTACCTCGTCTCggccatcgacgacgtcgccaACAACTACGGCATCTCCAAAGTGTTTATTAGTACCATCCTGCTTCCGATCGTCGGTAATGCCGCTGAACACGTCACGTCGGTGTGGATGGCGGCCAAGGACAAGATGGAGATTGTCCTGGGCGTCTCGGTCGGCAGCTCCGTCCAAATCTGCCTGGGTCTCGTGcctgtgctcgtgctggtCGGATGGGCCGTCGGTCAGCCGCTGACGCTGTACTTCCACGACTTTGAGACCATCAATCTCGTCGTGTCCGTCCTGCTCGTCAACTCGCTCATCCAGGACGGCAAGAGCAACTACCTCGAGGGCGCCCTGCTCGTGGCTCTCTACCTTGTCATCTCGCTCTCTTTCTGGGTATCGCCATCGTAA
- a CDS encoding epsin — MSLQNISKSAVRIGKNYIKGYTDTQIKVREATSNDPWGPSGAQLNELSQLSHNPTDFIEMMEILDKRLNDKGKNWRHVFKALSVLDYLLTSGSENVWNYFHDNIYIVKTLKEFQYVDDANIDQGINVRQKAKDITALLLDDSRMRHRRRMRMEEETRFRAAGDYTDDAGRRRRQREQERMSAEDRELEQALAESRRMAQEEEERRRREAEDESNLQQALRASREEEEKRKQNETLIDLDKEESASLQPQYTSFIPFQATGFNPFFQAQMQQQEMLQQQYLQQQEYQRQLALQQAAQQYQYMMTQQPAMMMPQPTSFGSNNPWLSPSAPAPAPAPEPASQKTDTLINLDGSEEEGPEDPEPMPKPKPQGPPRAKVTNMNPELNRLLASGDGVDTFGNTGDMRLGPNAAMWHQAMQQQRTGQAGSNPFAK, encoded by the coding sequence ATGTCGCTGCAAAATATATCGAAGTCTGCTGTGCGTATCGGCAAAAATTATATCAAGGGATATACGGATACGCAGATCAAGGTCCGTGAAGCCACGTCCAACGATCCCTGGGGCCCGAGTGGAGCCCAGCTGAATGAGCTCTCGCAGCTGAGTCACAACCCGACCGACTTTATCGAGATGATGGAAATCCTGGATAAGCGACTGAATGACAAGGGGAAAAACTGGAGGCATGTATTCAAGGCGCTGTCTGTGCTGGACTACCTGCTGACGTCGGGTAGCGAGAATGTATGGAACTACTTCCATGACAACATATACATTGTCAAGACTCTGAAAGAGTTTCAGTACGTGGACGATGCCAACATTGATCAGGGCATCAATGTGCGTCAGAAGGCGAAGGACATCACAGCGCTCCTGCTAGACGActcgcgcatgcgacaTCGTCGCCGAATGCGCATGGAGGAAGAGACGCGTTTCCGCGCGGCTGGCGATTACACCGACGATGCGGGCCGCCGAAGAAGGCAGCGtgagcaggagcgcatgTCTGCCGAGGACCGAGAGCTTGAGCAGGCGCTTGCCGAGTCACGCCGCATGGCCcaggaggaagaggagcggcggcgtcgagaAGCGGAGGATGAGTCGAACCTGCAGCAGGCACTCAGAGCGTCGCGTGAAGAGGAAGAAAAGCGGAAGCAGAACGAGACGCTGATTGACCTGGACAAGGAAGAGAGCGCTTCGCTTCAGCCCCAGTACACGTCCTTCATACCATTTCAGGCTACGGGCTTCAACCCCTTCTTCCAGGCGCAaatgcagcagcaggaaATGCTTCAGCAGCAGTACCTTCAGCAGCAAGAGTACCAGCGTCAACTCGCCTTGCAGCAGGCTGCCCAGCAGTACCAGTACATGATGACGCAACAGCCGGCGATGATGATGCCGCAGCCCACGAGCTTCGGCTCGAACAACCCGTGGCTGTCGCCAtcggcaccggcgccggctCCGGCGCCAGAGCCCGCCTCCCAAAAGACTGATACCCTGATTAACTTGGACGGATCGGAAGAAGAAGGACCTGAAGACCCCGAGCCGATGCCCAAGCCCAAGCCGCAGGGCCCGCCTCGTGCCAAGGTGACCAACATGAACCCGGAGCTGAATCGGCTGCTCGCGTCTGGTGATGGTGTCGATACCTTTGGCAACACGGGCGACATGCGTCTTGGGCCCAATGCTGCCATGTGGCACCAagcgatgcagcagcagcggaCGGGTCAGGCGGGATCCAATCCATTTGCGAAGTGA
- a CDS encoding ammonium transporter, Amt family encodes MVEFHTTAEHNIQWATSDGRAIVYNLGDMAWVLTSTCLVFIMIPGVALLYSGLLRQRNAFTDIAMSVMVLAVASIEWFFWGYSLAFSPTSSKFIGNLYHFGLMHVDMQALPGVANIPVLLYALYQLMFAALTPVIACGAFAGRARVGPVLLFTFCWCTIVYNPIACWTWNSNGWSYMMGGLDYAGGTPVHISSGTAALVISLYLGYKYGSRSMELPARPHNTTCIILGTVFIWFGWFGFNGGSGAGANLRSAQAMMVTHIAACAGGITLLVLDYRFDRKWSVISFCSGAMAGLVAVTPASGYVGTPSALVFGVVGSVASHLATPMKDVLGYDIFVVHGLGGMVGNVLTALFADGRIATFDGTSPTESTGWINHHWVQLGYQLADSCAGFAWTFVMTLILMMVIDHVPYCAFQCDEDISMVSDLPQSLEHGLSSSQDMDKAPAAVMPLERGVADLETGAGPSGMETMDDRESITEKGVVTNTTLSS; translated from the coding sequence ATGGTCGAATTTCATACGACGGCAGAGCATAATATCCAGTGGGCTACGAGTGATGGCCGGGCCATCGTGTACAACCTGGGCGATATGGCTTGGGTATTGACGTCGACGTGTCTGGTTTTTATCATGATTCCTGGAGTGGCGCTGCTATATTCGGGGCTGCTTCGTCAGAGGAATGCATTTACGGACATTGCGATGTCAGTCATGGTCTTGGCGGTGGCGTCCATTGAATGGTTCTTTTGGGGCTACTCACTGGCATTTAGCCCTACAAGCAGCAAATTTATCGGTAATCTCTATCATTTTGGTCTGATGCACGTCGATATGCAAGCACTGCCCGGTGTTGCGAATATACCTGTACTCCTCTACGCCCTGTATCAGCTGATGTTTGCTGCGCTCACGCCGGTGATTGCATGTGGTGCGTTCGCTGGGCGCGCCAGAGTGGGGCCTGTGCTGCTCTTTACCTTCTGCTGGTGCACGATTGTGTACAACCCTATTGCCTGTTGGACATGGAATTCAAATGGCTGGAGCTACATGATGGGTGGCTTGGATTATGCTGGTGGCACACCTGTTCACATCAGCTCTGGGACAGCGGCTCTGGTCATCTCACTATACCTTGGATACAAGTACGGATCGCGCAGTATGGAGTTGCCGGCTCGACCGCACAACACCACGTGCATTATTCTGGGCACCGTGTTCATCTGGTTTGGGTGGTTTGGTTTTAACGGTGGCTCGGGCGCAGGCGCTAACCTTCGGTCCGCGCAAGCGATGATGGTGACGCACATTGCCGCGTGTGCAGGTGGAATCACACTGCTGGTGTTGGACTACCGCTTTGACCGCAAGTGGTCTGTCATTAGTTTCTGCTCGGGTGCCATGGCAGGACTTGTTGCCGTTACACCGGCTTCTGGCTATGTTGGCACGCCATCGGCGCTGGTATTCGGTGTGGTGGGCTCCGTCGCATCGCATTTGGCGACGCCCATGAAGGATGTGCTTGGCTACGATATCTTTGTCGTGCATGGACTCGGTGGTATGGTGGGCAATGTACTGACTGCGCTCTTTGCTGATGGCCGCATTGCCACCTTTGACGGAACGAGTCCAACAGAGAGTACTGGCTGGATCAACCATCACTGGGTGCAGCTCGGATACCAATTGGCCGATTCTTGTGCGGGCTTTGCATGGACGTTTGTGATGACCCTCATTCTGATGATGGTGATTGATCACGTTCCTTACTGTGCATTTCAATGCGATGAGGATATATCGATGGTCTCAGATCTTCCTCAGTCACTCGAACATGGACTCTCTTCGTCGCAGGACATGGACAAGGCGCCCGCGGCCGTCATGCCGTTGGAGCGAGGCGTCGCGGACCTGGAGACGGGCGCTGGACCCAGCGGCATGGAGACGATGGATGACAGGGAGAGCATCACTGAGAAGGGTGTCGTGACTAACACCACGCTCTCTTCGTGA